From Spodoptera frugiperda isolate SF20-4 chromosome 27, AGI-APGP_CSIRO_Sfru_2.0, whole genome shotgun sequence:
GACCACTCCATGTCCGCTACTCAACTACCTAATTTCCCTTTTTACTATTATAAGCAGATGGCGTATAGGGTCGCAGTCAGGATACCGAAGCAATAAAGTATATTGCAGCCAATTCTTCTCTGACAATTTTAGGACATTTACAGGTAGGTAATATCCATCCTCACGATGTCCTATGAAATTAATTTGGAACTTAATCAAATGAATCTCACCTGGCAAACGGTGGGATAAAAGCCACGCTTGCACTGCAGCACTAATTCCAAGGACTGCATCGTGTGAGACTTGCTCACCAGACCCGTGTTGAACTTTGGGAGTAATCTGGAATACATACATTGATATAACAATGCCTGGAGTAATagcacggcttcacagaaaaccagcATGAACCGGGCGGGCGTGAAGCCGGAAACCCATTTGCAGATGCTTTTCTGTCTAGTTTTTAATCCATAAATCGACtgcataggtacttacttatctGGTCTCATGACACAGCACACTCCCCAATATGTGAGTCTCTTCTCAAACAGTTGTTGGCACGGCACCATTCTCTTCTGATACCTGCACTTGATAATCATATCCTCATCACAATTGGGAGCATGgctcatcatcatatcagctagaGTCGTATTACATGAAGCCAGGAGATCGTCCAGTATTTCTAGTTGACCTGATAATGTGGATTTTCCATCTAGAACCCGCGCCAATGATGAGGGTATCTGTTCTGTTTGCGTCGTGTTTGATGACCTGAGAAAATGTGACATAAAGTTGGTATACCGAAGGTTACTAATGAATTAAGATTTACTCAATCAAATCGGGCTGTCCTGccacaaacaacattttttggTACCTgggcaaattgttgtttctatgAGACGCGcattatcttaatttattatattatggcaTATCAACAATGGAAACACGCACGGTGGGCATTTAAAATAGGTAGTAAAAAATACAGACTACTTAGTATTTATCTACTTACTCTCTACTAGTACTTATCTTactaataggtaggtatatatatGAAATGGGAATGTTTGTgtggatagattatggtctggaacaaCACATATGGTACTCTTTATCCCGCAGGAACGCGGGCGCGACCGCTAGTAGAAGctagtgataaataaaaatgtagataatCCTCACAGTTTATGCAGGAACATTTTAGCGACTACATCGGGAGGTAGACAGACGGCCACGGTGGGCACGCCCTGGCGCGAGTAGGAGAGCGTGCGCGCGTCGTCGTCGCAGAGCACGAGCAGCGCCGGCACCTGCAGGTAGCGCCGCCACAGCACCACGCACAGGCTGCCCGCGCACCACGCGCTCGCGCAGCACCACACCACCCACACCACGCTGCAATACACTGCTCGTTAAGAACCCGACTACCACGCTGGCCGGGGTTATCTCGTAAGGCAAAATAAAGTGAGAAAATCTAAGAAGTGCTTCGCTACTATTTACCTCGATTGACTATTAGAGCTAGGTACTAACTATACTATGTCCAGCAACTGAAACAACGCTACGCTACTTTAACATCGTAACGTTCTATGCATGGCAGGCTCTGACGCTCACAATACTTAAATTTAAATCCGTGACAAtattaatatgtacctatgtccGTTTTGTTACCACGAAGTAAAACCATTTTATCTTACGGACCCACGTCCACAGCTCACGGCCTTCCACGTCCAAAGAAACTAGGAGATAATAATGGCCAAGAACTTGAATCTAGTAGAAGCAAAAGAAGCTCGTACTaagcaaatattaatttgttcaatttccaattaaataaatacttaactagCAAAATGACGAACCACACCACTAAAAAAAACAGTACTTACCGATCAACACAGTGTACGGAGCTCAAATATTTGAAACCGTGCAGGGTCGTGTTTCTGAAATACTGCTGGATCGCTTTACCCACTTTAGATTGTCGCATGATGTCTTACTTAGTTCAGGCGACCAAATTAATAAAGACAATAATCCTCGTTAATCAATCAAAACCAATTTTATATCTACAGAAGTTTTCGTTTAGTAAATTTTAAAGGAGATGTATGTCCCTGCGGACAAACTGCACTACAACTGACCAACCATTTAGACACGGGCTGCAGTAATGGCGGCGTTTAATAATTCACCTTGTCACATGGATTAATTATACCTATCAATGGCAGACAAATTAACCGTCAATTATTGTTGTAGGTGTGTGGGGTGCAAACCCTATCATTATTTGCccttaaacattatatttaaaatgtcaatattcAGGTTAATTAGCTTTTGATGGTCAAGTGTAGGCTCAAGGTTGTTTTACTTAATTACtgtgtatttattaaatatacctGTCCTTGACAGtctttttaaaaagttataagtaGATGTAATTACAGTATATAAGACTTTGCTACAATTTCGGTAAATACTGGACCCAATTTTAGACCCAAATTACCTACTAGGACTATCAAAATCGAACAATCCAGTAACATTCTGCCCTACCCAAAAGAACTGAAAGAACCCTTCTTCATCAGAAAACAGTTATAGCTTCCCCTTACAATAATTATGTCGGTAGTGGAATCCACCCACGTTAGAAAAATGGCGTCAAATGTCATGCAAAGCTAACAGGCAGGTGATTTACTACACGTGTAGATTTGTCCTTCGGGAAAGGTCAAGGACGTAAGTTCCACGCGATTCAACGGATAGCGTTCTAAATAACACGATAGGGTTTTTCAGAGACCGCTGCTGTCCCGTTTCTGTTAAATGTGTCGACTCTTATGACATACCTCAGTGAAGAGTAGTCAGCGTAATGACTACTATACTGGGTGACTGGTGATgataccttcaatatttgaggACGTTCGTccatttcacttatttttagagacatttcgataaaaaattaagtacctactctTTTTTTATACCAAGGAAGAGTAGTACATATGTTactatacattattatgtatcttACTTCGAGAGTCTGCGTACGGGGCGTCACTGTCCGCACGcgtttcaaagagccatcagatcaccacagatagggcccagtagggctgatgcctaatacggactacctaacgggtttaccggggctccagctcgaaaggcagaagtatgaacggggtggttttagtcagtaagagtttgacactccctctcgcttcattctaggcgggagaagtcgttagatgattaaaaaaatgtacataatatccTACTTTGCTGTGACACACAGCGATATTATGCAACACCATCAATTAATAACAACCCATAAAATTGTATACATTTATTAGCATTCCAGATCATTTAAGTATAAAtagacatttatatttttaatataatttcattactaTTAGAGCTATCGTATTTGCACTCACTAGATGGAGCCACTGTCGATTTATGTCAACCACTTGCATAACAAAAATGCCTTTGGGTCATCTTTAAAAGAATTAGTGCAAGTACGATAGCCCCCTTATTTAATTAGCCTTACATTATGTAAATTCCCAACAAAAATgatatatttgctttgatattCAAAATACATGTATGATAAAAAGACACAGTTAATTGCAATTTGCTTAACTACATAACATGCTAGTGATGCgcaaaatcttttaaaattacattttagtcGATTTTTCACATCAAGACGATTAAAATGTCTACACATTCAATATTATGAAGTTACACATTATTAATtctaagtttaataaaattttctataaattattatgtcattttattaaaaataatatatccatgtcattattattaagtttgcTTGGACGCGGTAAGTATTAGTAACTAACAatgtgaataattttatttagtcgattttaattgactattcaatatttttttgtaaaaaaccaGTTATAGCAGCGTCCAAGTCTACTTTTGAATATAAATCTAACATTTATATGGACAACATTCAATATAAGTTGAACTTTACAACTATAGACATCGATTTgagtacaataattataataaaacgtatttaatcACATCAATAATAATCTTCAAGCAGAGCCTCCTTCGCagcaataaatattacacaactattattatgacaaaattaagatattggtcaaataaaacattatttaataaaatgctaTCTACACGTTGAAGATGTAAATTATAGTCAAAATGGAATCACATACATTGATTAATTGATTTGGAATTCTAGACATTGAAAGCAACTTAAAACCTAGAAAACACGATCAATAAATCACGGTTAACACATTGTGTTAAAGAATGTTCATGACTGAACTGATAAAATATCGCAGTAAGACCCCGCACTGCAGAACCGCGGCGGTTATTAACCGCAAAACATTTCATTATACGGggtgtaagtttttaaactgacatggtcactaacactagaattgaatcttaaaacgggatatttaccatgtttttcattatttatgagtttccgatattataaataaataatgaaaaacatggtaaatatcccgttttaagtttcaattcttgTACCGGGTGTATTTGACAGCCCTCCACAAAAACGCAGGGGTGATTCACCTCATAAATCTGAATCATATCCTACCGGAAATTTTCACAGGAAATATTCAGAGGAGCGAGAGAGAAAAGCATGCAACGAGTTCGAGGTATTGGTGTGATGAACTCTTGTGGTGCAAGTGAATAGCTGATTTCAAGCGTCGTTTGTTTAGTGTAGGTATTTCAACCTCCATTactgttcttttttaattcatctgttttatttacacaaatggGGATACAACATAcagaaaatgtaatattacattGAAATAAAGGAATTTCAGTCAAAAGCAGGAAAATTTCTGGTAGGATATGATTCAGATTCAGCAGCAGAATCGATGTTTTTGTAGAGGGCTGTCAAATACACCTGGGATACTAAATTCTGTCGCGGGAAAAAACCGCAAGTGCAGCTGCAgcagtttttgttttacaaaactatGTAGTTAAAAACCGCCGTGGTTCCGCCCTAGAGCGGCCGGGGCCTAAGGAATGAACAATTACATCATTTAAAACCGTAATCCAAACGAAAAACATTTTCGCAAAGAAGTAATACAGTCGCGTCAAATCATCAAGAAAAGAGAAGAGACATGTTGCACTCGCGTGTGTATAGACATAGAGCCAGTAAGGTATGTGCGACCCGCACGGCGCCCTCTAGCGGCTGAGCGTGATGAGGACGAGTGCGGGGCGCGCGGCTCAGgacgcgggcggcgcgcgcgccggGCACACGTCCAGCAGGCAGAAGGCCGCGCGGCACACGGGGCAGCTGGCGCGCCCCGCCAGCCAGCCCGCCGGCGGGCCCGTCGCGCGCGCCGCCCACCACCGACCCATGCACGAGCAGCACCACAGCACGCTGAACATAACATACACTTTTCTATAGACATATTCTTAATTAACTAACTTGGGGTTGGCACTGAGTTATAAACAAATTCGACTGAAACCACCCATATTGCAATAGAGGGACTGTAATTTATCCTGCAAGGTCAGCGATACGATATAGAGAAACACTATACCGATTGCTCAGTCTCAACTCTCATCTCATAAGGCTATCATATTTTCAACTGTTTCGTTCTAAGATCCTAAGAAAGTGAAATATGCAAAAGTTCTTACCGGCAATTGCACTGTTGGCACTGCGGTGGTCCTCCCTCTAGATGCGGAGGTGGAGCAGCACACCTTCGGTTCAGCTTCACGTCAGCAGGGTATTGCATGCAACCAATGCACAGTTCCGGCTCCTGAACAAACACAATACGTTACACGACATGTCAATTTTAACAATAGTTTAGAATCAAAACATTTGCCGAAATTAGGACAATCAAACCTTTTATGGCAGTGATAGACAAAGGTTTTTTGaagagtacaaaatattttaacctGTAACGAACTAATTGGCTACTATAGCTGATCCTAATGGAATTCTTGTTGTACTttacaatcaaaatattatgattgcGAGCTCTAATTTGCTTATAACTAAATTAACCTACACCACAACACACCTGATCAATATAATACACAGGGTTCTGTTCCACATAATGTTTGAATACATTGACGAATCGTTCAATGAGCGTGGGCAGCAAGGAGATATGGTCAGGCACTCGCACCGGCTGCGACAGCCGGGGCTGCAGGTCCCGTAGAGCCACCGTCGATATACGGAACGTGAACCGCTCCACATCATCGCGGGTCGGTATCGCCTCTATGTTCACGTATTGCACTTCATCTTCGCCTGATGCTGTTAGATTGTGGCTGTCCGTCTGTTAAATgggatacataattattattaaagatacattttattaaaaataagctAGTACAAAGTTTTCAAATCTTCACCAATCACGCACTTGAGCTTTCACTAAAATCGTCTTTGGGTTTATCACCAATAGAGAAATACGATTAGGAACTTTGTTGCatcacatatattatgtagaattTGTTTGCTTTGTATGTTTTCCTTGTGCATAATGcagaacttttatttatttgaataatcaTATTCGAACTTAAGGGGGCTAAAAAGATTTTATACTTCAACTCTTTGTTATTGAAAACTGAAACTGTAATTTGATAACTCCGATCTACTATGTAGACATAATATCGAAATACCTCAACTATACATTCAAGCCTtggaacaaataaaatatgcatcGCGTACCGATTGAACTTACGACTCAAAGCACACTCGATCGATTGCACGTTGCACGGCACGAGGTTCATCGGCCGTAGCTATAAAAGCTGTCCTTTTTATTATGCATTAGTAGAAAGTAAGGCTTTAACGTAGCGTTATCGATTTGTACATATCCTAGTCCTGACTTCACTGAGAAAGTAGTTACAACATTCAAAGAAAGAATCCATTTACAAAGTTGCAAAATAGTCCTTATCTAATACTTATATGTTATTTAACAAACCGGTTCcttctaaaatataataaaataaacaactcGAATAACACGTTATGTTATAACAAACACGATATTTCCTAAAACTTTGCGCGAAAAAAATGAGGTCAGAAGTAAAAGTAGCTTAAAGTTTAGGAAGTTCCGATCATCTCTGTTATTTCATCTTTCTTAAATCCGTAAGGTTAATAGAAAAGTAATAAACCTACATTCAATATGAGtacaaataaaatcatattgtcttatggtgctcccacacagcggttatataacgttatacaacaatgtgtaacaataacatttgtgtttaaacaaattataacagtggttgtagagtatgttacatgctgttataaatgttacacaatgttgtataacgttatataactgctgtgtgagAGCACcattactcgcgtaactgtttaacAAAGAACTCGACTCAGAAGTTTTAACCCACGATATGGTAACTGTCGCGCTGCTGCTCATGATtagagcctctagcatggcttgtaacTATTCGAGTTTCTTGTCAAActattacgtgagtaagccgataacataataattaatgtatgatAAAATCTGAAAAACTATATCTGTTAGCTGTAAAAatgtcagaaaaaaatataatagccttgaaatatttagttcatTATTGTTAAAAGACTGGCATC
This genomic window contains:
- the LOC118263730 gene encoding sodium channel protein Nach-like, with amino-acid sequence MRQSKVGKAIQQYFRNTTLHGFKYLSSVHCVDRVVWVVWCCASAWCAGSLCVVLWRRYLQVPALLVLCDDDARTLSYSRQGVPTVAVCLPPDVVAKMFLHKLSSNTTQTEQIPSSLARVLDGKSTLSGQLEILDDLLASCNTTLADMMMSHAPNCDEDMIIKCRYQKRMVPCQQLFEKRLTYWGVCCVMRPDKLLPKFNTGLVSKSHTMQSLELVLQCKRGFYPTVCQFLTYYKGEEWVQPIILHPRHYYMAHLVFTLIPDESTSLVETACSHDPNYSRTRCILHCAEKSCGCRDPLYINRNSDTDLPVCSTARLICLRSFDRMQHEKISCNCLPPCRKITTTTVLESSKMNQINNTIDNLFSGIDVARSLVMNLRVNLHHSQVFLLNPTETWVTLLSSLGGVFNMFLGVGLFSALELIYFLMIKLPVAIRKSSEVDHTNKYTTPVTMR
- the LOC118263898 gene encoding E3 ubiquitin-protein ligase TM129 isoform X1; translation: MTVLVSLFYLLFSICVVYPPTEFVSAGFTIAQLFEGFLGSENINFIGYHMKRTTITALIHSALPLGYVFTLLCSGERNPWLPAAAAATAIIPLLMCYRLLCWWENGQAKHPVVKSLLAYVTPGSDWRVVAANLNIEFRNVDKVSIQLNTTSRFVATENWLIKLSPYKLNVVKQGDCTLVATATDSHNLTASGEDEVQYVNIEAIPTRDDVERFTFRISTVALRDLQPRLSQPVRVPDHISLLPTLIERFVNVFKHYVEQNPVYYIDQEPELCIGCMQYPADVKLNRRCAAPPPHLEGGPPQCQQCNCRVLWCCSCMGRPRPEPRAPHSSSSRSAARGRRAGRTYLTGSMSIHTRVQHVSSLFLMI